The Aureispira anguillae genome contains a region encoding:
- the guaA gene encoding glutamine-hydrolyzing GMP synthase — protein MNNHELVLVLDFGGQYNQLIARRVREAKVYCEVLPHSADLATIINKKPKGIIFTGGPSIAYEEDAPSVDPKIFELGIPILGICYGAQLTAHLLGGKLEAAENREYGKKELQVAGAHPIFKGVNQKTICWMSHTYQVAQLPSNDYKIIAQTDHCPVAAFANDKNKIYGFQYHPEVVHTTEGTQMLQNFLYEICQCQGDWVMRNFVENTIQKLREEIGDRKVLCALSGGVDSSVAAMLIHKAVGHQLTCIFVDNGLLRKDEGDMVEQVFTEQFDLNLIRVNAQKLFLDKLAGITDPETKRKNIGETFIRVFEAEADKLNGVELLVQGTIYPDVIESGSEHAAVIKSHHNVGGLPEDMSFTGVIEPLRDLFKDEVREVGRELGLPSHVVDRQPFPGPGLAIRIIGDITEDKLAILREADWIYREEIRKAGLDKEIWQYFAVLTGIKTVGVMGDERTYNYTIGLRGVTSLDGMTADWARIPYATLEAISTRIVNEVKHVNRIVYDITSKPPATIEWE, from the coding sequence ATGAATAACCACGAGTTAGTTCTAGTTTTAGATTTCGGAGGACAATATAATCAATTGATTGCTAGACGTGTCCGAGAAGCAAAGGTATATTGCGAGGTTTTACCACATAGCGCAGATTTGGCAACTATTATTAATAAAAAACCTAAGGGTATTATTTTTACAGGTGGTCCTAGCATTGCCTATGAAGAAGATGCTCCTTCTGTTGATCCTAAAATATTTGAATTAGGTATCCCAATTTTGGGCATTTGTTATGGTGCTCAATTAACGGCTCATCTGTTAGGTGGCAAATTAGAGGCAGCTGAAAATCGTGAATATGGAAAAAAAGAACTACAAGTAGCTGGTGCACATCCTATCTTTAAAGGGGTTAACCAAAAAACAATCTGCTGGATGAGTCATACTTATCAAGTAGCTCAGTTGCCTAGTAACGATTATAAAATTATTGCACAAACTGACCACTGTCCAGTAGCTGCTTTTGCCAATGACAAAAATAAGATTTATGGTTTTCAATATCATCCAGAAGTAGTACATACTACCGAAGGTACTCAGATGTTACAAAACTTTTTATATGAGATTTGTCAATGTCAAGGCGATTGGGTAATGCGTAATTTTGTAGAAAATACCATCCAAAAACTTCGGGAAGAAATTGGTGATCGAAAAGTATTGTGTGCCTTATCTGGTGGGGTTGATTCTTCAGTTGCCGCTATGTTAATCCACAAAGCTGTTGGGCATCAATTAACGTGCATTTTTGTAGACAATGGCTTATTGCGCAAAGATGAAGGAGATATGGTTGAGCAAGTGTTTACAGAACAATTTGATCTAAATTTGATTCGTGTTAATGCACAAAAATTATTCTTAGACAAATTGGCTGGAATTACAGATCCCGAAACCAAACGCAAAAATATTGGAGAAACCTTTATTCGTGTCTTTGAAGCAGAAGCAGATAAGTTGAATGGCGTAGAATTATTGGTTCAAGGTACTATTTATCCTGATGTCATTGAAAGTGGCAGCGAACATGCTGCTGTCATCAAAAGCCATCACAATGTAGGTGGGCTTCCTGAGGACATGTCTTTTACAGGTGTTATTGAGCCGCTAAGAGATTTATTTAAAGATGAGGTTCGTGAAGTAGGACGTGAATTAGGTTTACCGAGCCATGTTGTTGACAGACAACCTTTCCCTGGTCCAGGACTTGCGATTCGTATTATTGGAGATATTACAGAAGATAAATTAGCAATTCTGCGAGAAGCTGATTGGATTTATAGGGAAGAAATTCGCAAAGCTGGTTTAGATAAAGAAATTTGGCAATATTTTGCGGTGCTAACAGGAATCAAAACAGTTGGTGTAATGGGAGACGAACGTACTTATAATTATACCATTGGGTTGCGTGGTGTAACTAGCTTAGACGGCATGACTGCAGATTGGGCTAGAATTCCTTATGCTACGCTAGAAGCTATTTCGACTCGTATCGTTAATGAAGTAAAACATGTCAATCGAATTGTTTATGATATTACTTCTAAGCCTCCTGCTACTATTGAATGGGAATAG
- the guaB gene encoding IMP dehydrogenase, with product MKKLLKEGLTFDDVLLIPNYSEVLPHQTSLRTRLTKNLWLNIPLISAGMDTVTEAEMAIAMARNGGIGVIHKNMTIKEQAEEVIKVKRSQNFVISKPIYLSANHYVYEAEALMAKYKISGVPITNEEGTLVGILTNRDLRFETNHNRKIDEVMTREGLITAPVGTTLEASKAILQKHRIEKLPLVDADFKLGGLITIKDIEKAIQYPNAAKDEKGRLLVAAAIGTSKDTHERVEALVKSGVDVLVVDTAHGHSKGVIDHLKNIKNTYPHVAIIAGNVATPEATVALIEAGADAIKVGIGPGSICTTRVVAGVGVPQITAIEDCAEAAKPYGVPVIADGGLKYSGDVIKALAAGAATCMMGSILAGCKESPGAMELYQGRKFKVYRGMGSIGAMQKGSKDRYFQEGKTEEKKLVPEGVEGRVAYKGEVADTLFQLIGGVQQGMGYCGAKDIDTLHETARFMRITGAGLKESHPHDIYITKEAPNYSVR from the coding sequence ATGAAAAAGTTGCTCAAAGAAGGGCTCACCTTCGACGATGTTCTCCTCATTCCCAACTATTCCGAAGTTTTACCACATCAAACGTCTTTACGTACTCGTCTAACTAAAAATTTGTGGCTTAACATTCCGTTGATAAGCGCTGGAATGGATACGGTTACTGAAGCAGAAATGGCGATTGCAATGGCAAGAAATGGTGGAATTGGAGTTATTCATAAGAATATGACGATAAAGGAACAAGCGGAGGAAGTAATCAAAGTCAAACGTTCTCAAAATTTTGTTATTTCTAAACCTATTTACCTATCTGCCAACCACTATGTTTACGAGGCAGAAGCACTCATGGCGAAATACAAAATATCAGGTGTTCCAATTACCAATGAAGAGGGTACCTTAGTTGGTATTTTGACCAATCGTGATTTGCGATTCGAAACCAATCACAACCGCAAAATCGACGAAGTAATGACTAGAGAAGGGTTAATTACTGCGCCTGTAGGCACTACCCTAGAAGCCTCTAAAGCGATTCTTCAAAAACATCGCATCGAAAAACTACCTTTGGTAGATGCTGATTTTAAATTGGGTGGTTTGATTACCATCAAAGACATTGAGAAAGCCATACAATATCCCAACGCAGCAAAAGATGAAAAGGGTCGCTTGTTGGTTGCTGCGGCAATTGGAACCTCTAAAGATACACACGAACGTGTTGAAGCATTGGTAAAGTCAGGTGTAGATGTACTCGTAGTTGATACCGCTCATGGACACTCAAAAGGGGTTATTGACCACCTAAAAAACATCAAAAATACTTATCCTCACGTTGCTATTATTGCAGGAAATGTCGCTACTCCAGAAGCAACGGTAGCTCTAATAGAAGCTGGTGCCGATGCGATAAAAGTAGGAATTGGACCTGGATCTATTTGTACCACTCGTGTTGTTGCAGGAGTTGGAGTACCTCAAATCACTGCCATTGAAGATTGTGCAGAAGCAGCCAAGCCTTATGGCGTTCCCGTTATTGCTGATGGTGGATTGAAATACTCTGGCGATGTTATAAAAGCATTGGCAGCAGGAGCTGCAACTTGTATGATGGGTAGCATTTTGGCAGGTTGTAAAGAAAGCCCTGGTGCAATGGAATTGTATCAAGGTCGTAAATTTAAAGTATACCGTGGAATGGGCTCTATTGGTGCCATGCAGAAAGGAAGTAAAGATCGTTATTTCCAAGAGGGCAAGACAGAAGAGAAAAAGCTTGTTCCTGAAGGCGTGGAAGGTCGTGTTGCCTACAAAGGGGAAGTAGCAGATACCTTATTCCAATTGATTGGTGGAGTACAACAAGGAATGGGATACTGTGGAGCCAAAGACATTGATACGCTACATGAAACCGCTCGTTTTATGCGCATTACAGGAGCTGGATTAAAAGAAAGTCATCCTCACGATATTTATATTACAAAAGAAGCGCCTAATTACAGTGTTCGCTAA
- a CDS encoding AIR synthase-related protein, with amino-acid sequence MSNQKKSGLDIDLGNLCSKDAFGWAKKTFSNRTNKAGAAALKVDGVFSNMLQFGDQRIGIASDGIGTKIELAERTGIYDTLGFDLVAMVADDLATAGFEPTNISNIIDVDHLDRDTINGLMKGLSEACDFCAMSISGGEIAELGNRISGYGDGMHFNWCSTAIGILPEELEKPFDGTAIKAGDKVIALKGRGFRSNGFSLIRRIMEASFGEAWHNEAYDDNQTWGEALLTPSLIFTPVITKMIKTGVQLSGVAHITGGGIIDNFQRVLKANELGAQLDNLFEPLEVMQRLMKLGNVAAEDAYLYWNMGNGMLVVADEGQVNQVLETATSLGYEAQIAGTITSERKITLQTASAKLQGTY; translated from the coding sequence ATGTCTAATCAAAAGAAAAGTGGCCTAGATATCGACCTTGGAAACCTTTGTTCCAAAGACGCATTCGGCTGGGCAAAAAAGACCTTCTCCAATAGAACCAATAAGGCAGGAGCAGCAGCATTAAAAGTAGACGGTGTATTCTCTAATATGCTACAATTTGGTGATCAACGTATTGGTATTGCCTCAGATGGCATCGGAACCAAAATTGAATTAGCAGAGCGTACAGGAATTTACGACACCTTAGGTTTTGACCTAGTTGCAATGGTAGCTGATGATTTGGCAACCGCAGGGTTTGAGCCAACTAATATTTCTAATATCATTGATGTAGATCATTTGGATAGAGATACCATTAATGGTCTAATGAAAGGTTTATCTGAAGCTTGTGATTTTTGTGCTATGAGTATTTCTGGTGGTGAAATTGCAGAACTAGGAAACCGAATCAGTGGCTATGGAGATGGGATGCATTTTAATTGGTGTTCGACAGCGATTGGCATCTTGCCAGAAGAACTAGAAAAACCTTTTGATGGAACGGCGATCAAAGCTGGCGATAAGGTAATTGCACTCAAAGGGCGTGGCTTCCGTAGCAATGGCTTTTCTTTAATTCGTAGAATTATGGAGGCTAGTTTTGGCGAAGCATGGCACAACGAGGCTTATGATGATAATCAGACTTGGGGTGAAGCATTGTTAACGCCATCTTTAATTTTTACGCCTGTTATTACTAAGATGATAAAAACTGGTGTACAACTTTCTGGTGTAGCACACATTACAGGTGGTGGTATTATCGATAATTTCCAACGAGTACTAAAAGCAAACGAGCTAGGAGCACAGTTAGACAATTTGTTTGAGCCGCTAGAAGTAATGCAGCGTCTGATGAAATTAGGGAATGTAGCAGCTGAGGATGCTTATTTGTATTGGAATATGGGGAATGGAATGCTGGTGGTTGCAGATGAAGGGCAAGTTAACCAAGTGTTGGAAACCGCAACCTCGTTAGGCTACGAAGCGCAAATTGCAGGAACGATTACGTCTGAGCGTAAAATTACACTCCAAACTGCGAGCGCAAAATTGCAAGGAACTTACTAA
- a CDS encoding 3-oxoacyl-ACP synthase III family protein encodes MKRYSSKIIGSGSVLPKIKKANNAFWDNTFFNKDHVKMTKTNEAITAKFEEVAGIVERRVAEKGVNASDLGTQAAKLAIESSGIDPETLEYIIVAHNFGDVNHGTIQSDLLPNLAAKVKQKLGIKNSSCVAYDILFGCPSWVQAFIQADYYIKSGDVKRVMVVGADTVSRMTDPHDIDGMLFADGAGAAILEAVDYDEENPLGVLSHMTVSDCVSEADYLKMGDSLKLDTEGQYIRMYGKGVFRYAVTKVPVAINDCLAKAGLKLEDVNKFVMHQANMKMNKIILKRLYELNGYEDYPEEMMPLVVHKLGNSSAATVPTVLDLIMKGVMDGHSINKGDIVVFASVGAGMHANCIVYKHS; translated from the coding sequence ATGAAAAGATATAGTTCAAAGATCATAGGGAGTGGTTCCGTATTGCCAAAAATAAAAAAAGCAAACAACGCTTTTTGGGACAATACATTTTTTAATAAGGATCACGTAAAAATGACGAAAACAAACGAAGCAATTACAGCTAAGTTTGAAGAAGTTGCGGGGATTGTAGAGCGTAGAGTGGCAGAAAAGGGAGTCAATGCTTCTGATCTAGGTACTCAAGCGGCAAAGTTGGCTATTGAATCTTCTGGAATTGATCCTGAAACATTAGAGTATATTATTGTTGCGCATAATTTTGGTGATGTTAATCACGGCACCATTCAATCGGATTTATTACCAAATCTTGCTGCTAAAGTAAAACAAAAACTAGGAATTAAAAACTCTAGTTGTGTTGCTTACGATATCCTTTTTGGTTGCCCTAGTTGGGTACAAGCGTTTATTCAAGCGGACTACTATATTAAGTCTGGCGATGTTAAACGTGTAATGGTGGTTGGGGCTGATACGGTTTCTCGTATGACCGATCCACATGATATTGATGGGATGTTGTTTGCCGATGGAGCTGGGGCTGCAATTTTAGAGGCTGTAGATTATGATGAAGAAAATCCTCTAGGGGTTTTGTCTCATATGACGGTATCGGATTGTGTCAGTGAGGCAGATTATCTTAAGATGGGCGATTCGCTTAAACTGGATACAGAAGGACAGTATATTCGTATGTATGGCAAAGGTGTTTTCCGTTATGCGGTTACTAAAGTGCCTGTTGCTATAAATGATTGCTTAGCCAAAGCGGGGTTGAAATTGGAGGATGTAAATAAATTTGTTATGCATCAAGCCAATATGAAGATGAACAAGATCATCTTAAAACGTTTGTATGAACTAAATGGCTATGAAGATTATCCAGAAGAAATGATGCCTTTGGTGGTGCACAAATTGGGGAATAGTTCGGCGGCAACAGTACCTACTGTCTTAGATTTGATCATGAAGGGCGTAATGGACGGGCATAGCATCAATAAAGGTGATATTGTTGTTTTTGCGTCTGTAGGGGCTGGCATGCATGCCAATTGTATTGTATATAAACATTCATAA